The nucleotide sequence CCCATCAGGTTTCATCAGCCAGTTACAGGTGATTAATGCCCAACtaaaagcacagcaaacagCCAAAAAGGGCCctaagagggttttttttcagactttggAGTATTTGGGTTGTTTAATCATCCCCAAGCCTGCAAGAGGGGCAAATTAAAACCTTGGCCACATTTGCTCCAGACTTCACTGAAGATTTTTGGCTCGTGCACGACGGGAAGCTGCCTCAGGAGGGTGTATAAGATATCCACAGAATTATGGGCAAGACAAAGAGTCGGGGAAACAAAACTCTGATGTTTTTTCCACATTCAAAGCTAGAGGGACATTTAGCAGAAATAAGCCTTTAACCAGGATAAACCATTAACTGCCATTAACCAGCATTAATTCAGATAAAGAGGGAAAAttcaacccccccccccccccccaaaccccaaggTCAGCGGTTGTGAGGCTGCAGGTGTGTAACCACTGAGGTGCTGGGACAAAACCATCCCACAGCCTCCCAAAACCATCCCTCAGCCTCCCAAAACCAGTGCTTGCAGCTAGTGATGCCCAGAGCTGCCCCGGTTCAGCTCCTGTAAGGTCCCAGTATGAACCAGCAATCACTGGTGCTGGGCCCTGGGGGCCTGAGGCTGCTCATAGCACCCAGGGGTTCCCCAGAAACATCTGATAGTAcacaaaaaaagtatttcctccataaaggaaaggaaaacaacattTCACTGTAGGGAATCGTGCTGGAAGCACACGGGGAGTGAAGGAGCACCCAGGAGGGCCAGGGACCACCAAGGAGAACCAGGAGGAACAGCCAAGGAGGGCCAGGGAGAAATAGGGATCACTGAGGAGATCCAGGGATCAGGAGGAACAGCCAaggagggccagggctggagacCATGCAGGGCTTGGACCCCAGTTCTTTTGGCAGTGGGGGCTCAGGTGggtgcatcccatgccctgctCCATCCACCAAGGCCGAGGAATGGGTTCGGCCAGAGAAGGTGAAATGTTCACCCAGGTGAGGGCACTGAGCCTCCAGCCTGACCTCCAGAGACCCCAGAGACCAGCTCCTGGGgatgaggaggagcagggacagcactggAGTTTCATCGTGGCTGGGGACCCACAGGTGTACAGATCCCAGGGCTGAGAGCCCCATGCTCGACACCAAAATATTTCACCTGCAAATCCTGCTTTCTCacccatctcccagcccagcaatGGGCTCAAACTCCCCACTCCAACCCCCCACTGATTAAACTACTGCCACTCTCCAGGCTCACATCTATGTTTCCCATGGGGAAAGGCTGTCCTTGGCCCCAGTGGCTCCATATCCAGGGATCATGGACATTCAGAGCTTGGGGAAGGTGCCTGGGGACAagagagagctgggagctggggatgagAAGGACCTCACCCAGTTTGTCACCAGCAATGTGAGAAGAGTCATAAATCCATCAGAAATGGGGATCCACCACAGGGATCAGCCTGAgctgggttttggggagggCCCAATTTTTGACTTCTCCCCGCTCAACCCATCAGGTCCTACTCTTGGCACCATCTCAGCTTCCCACTCCGCTCCTCCCCGGCACCAAAAGATGTTTCCTGCCTAAAAAACAGGCACAAAGGGGAGAGGAAATAATCCCCAGCCCTTCAGAACTGCCAAAATACCTGGTGAGAATGCAGAGTTTCACTCTGCAATGGCCCCTCCCTTTGCTTTTCAATacctgcaaagcaaaacagaaaaaatccaGCCCAAAAAATGCTGAGACCAAACCCAGGCACTCAGCGTCACCGGGGAGGTTCCAGGTGGAGCCAGTGACCCAAGGAGGTCTTTCTTCACCAGTTTTGCCTTGGCCACTGTGGCACCTCTGGCTGTGGTGGGGAGGAGGCCACAAACTCCTTCATGAGGAAAATGGGAGTGAAAAGCTTTGATTCCCAGGGCCCCAGACTTGGAACCATAGCTGAGGGACAGATGGGGACGTTTTccagtccctgccctgggtTAGACCCTGGTCTGGACTCTGTGGGCAGCAAAGATCTCTCCAAGGAGCAAAGGTGAAGCCAAAGCCTTCATTCCTCCCCGATAACCATAAATCCCCTCAAAATGAAGCACCCTCTGCTTTGGCTCCACCTCAGCAATCTGGGTTAAATTTAAGAGCAGCTTTAAGCATAAActtccctgtccatggcaggggcatGGAACTGGagttaaggtcccttctaacccaaatcatctgtgattccatgatgaACTCATCATGTTCCCAGCCTGATTCTAGACAGTCCAAGCAGGAGCTACGATCCCCATGGGAGCAGCTTTggctcctcctgcctctccccacTCCCAGACATGAGTTCATCCTCATGAGAGCTCCTGGGATAACAGGAAAAGGGCTGGACGAGGAATGGATGAGCTTCTCTAGAGCTGATGGATGTGGAGCTGGACACATTCCAGGAGTTTTCCCTCACCGGCTGTTTTGGTCTCTGTTCCAACAGCACAGGATGCTTTGTAGTCTCAAAGCTTCTTCTCCAGAGATGCTCCCAGAGCCAGAGTTTGACCCCAAATCATCCAAATTCAGCTGTGATGTCACTGTGATGTCACTGCGATGTCACCAACAGCACCCCCGGCTTGGGGCCTCCCACCCCCAAAAAGAGGGAATCGCTGCTGTCCTTGGAGGGGCAGGACGGGAGTTCTGGGAGCCTCGGAGAAGGGAGGAGGATGATGGAGGGCAGGGGAGGAAGGATGGGCAGAGGAAGATGGGCAgagaaggacagacagacaAACGCTGCCACCTGCTGTCCATAAAAACCTCTGAAATCCTGAACTGGGATGAGTTCAGCTCTGCAGGCTCCCAAAGCTCAGGATCCTGCCCTCTGTGTTCCTCCAGCCTGGGAGAGCCCCCGGCAACCCCATCCAGCTGGAAAAGGATGAAGGATGAAAAGCATGGGTTTGCTTGGAATGGGGAAAACACCACATCCCAAAGGGCTACAGACATTCACCCGGGGACTGTGGAGAAAGGGTCCCATGGGAGTTTTTCTGAGGCCACTCCAGCACTGGGAGCCACAGTGAGAAAACCGAGGAGCCACATGAGGAGCTGAGCTGAATGTCCCCTCCCTGAGCCACCACCTCCGCAAGCAGCGCCGTGGCCTTCCGGGCCAGGGGGACATTGCAAACAGTGACATCGTGAGCTAATTTGGTGGCAATAATAACAAACATCCCACCTGAGTGATGGGCAGGAGAGCTGGCCCTCTCCTCCCCAGATTCAGCTAATTAATGTCTCCCTCCCTCGGGTGATGTCCGGCTCCCTGGAAAGGCCATTGGTGGCCCTCATTAAAGGCTCCTCAGGATGAGTGTCCCCCGAACACCAACCTTATTTTGACAGTGGCAGTAATTACAGAACTCTCGCCGGTGGAATGACAATAATTATCCAGGCACGAGCAGAAAGGTCCTGGCGGGAgagcacagaaagcagcagagaaatccaGACCTGGAGCCCTCATCTCTCCTGGGGGGACAGAAAAGGCCCAGCTCTCCCACCAGGAGAGTCTGTAATGCTCTTGTCTCCCActgcctgggagaaaaggcACATTCAGACCCCCAAACACCAAATCCTGGACATTCTTCCTTGGCTGGAAACTCCCCAGAGATCTCAAAACTGCCCTGGAAACACCTCCTGCCATCCGCAGTCTGAGAGCAGAGACCTCCTGACCCCAGGTGGGGAGAAGTTCTTCAGGGAGCTGAGGGCTCTGCCCCAGGCCCACCTGGGAGCCTTCACCCTCCTCCAGGCCCAGATCTGGCCCTTTAGGGTTGCCCTCagtttttcccttctcctttttcctttttcctttgctggATTCAAGGATATCAAACAAACGAGCCCAGTTCCTATGGCACACCCTGGAAAACGATGAACCAATGAGTTccaggtgttcccagggctCCTGGGCTGAGCTCGGATGTCCCATGGGGATCCAGAACTGCAGCCCCTCATGGGGCCTCATttcacccccaaatcccataaatcgCTGGGAATATCCTCAGTTTCAGGTCTGGACTCAGGGAACCACACCCAAGCTTGGATCAGATGTGGGATCTGCCTGGCTGAGGAGCTGCACCAGGAATTTCACACAGCAGCAAATGTTTGGAGACACAGATCCTTGGTTTATgcctttgctcttttttccttcttgtgtcTTAGCTTCAGTGAAGGTGTTGGAAAGGGCAGCCCGTGGGCAGAGGAATCGATGCAGGACACACTGTGCCAGCAAGAGGCCACCTCACCTGAGAGGAGGAAACCCACAGGTCACTGCTTAGGTCCgaaaagtggggggaaaaaaaaccacaaatgtaagaaaaacagcaacaacaatgtaaaaaaaattaattgaaggCGTCAGTTGGAGAATACACCAGTAACGATAttttctgcagcagccccactccagagaagctgtaatGATTCACAGTGACCCATCTAAGGGAAAGCAGGATCCCTGTGACCCATCTGTCAGCTCTGGGCATCCTCCGGACGAGCTtaaaagcagcaggaaggagaagagTTCAGCCAGAACCAGCTCGAAGAAGGAAAATCGGATCTGGTGTGGAGGGAGCAGCTCTTTACCCAAGGTAGGTgcttcttcctcccttccttctcccaATCTCCCAAAGAATCAAACCGGATGAGGAAAGCATTTGGTGATGGGCAACAGATGTCTGTTTTTTGGCAAATTAAGGTCAGGAGGTGGCATTTTATTCCTACAGAATTTCTGAAGGATCCAGCAAAAACAAGGaatgtaaaatacaaataaacctGCTCATCTGGAAGATGCTCTTCCGAGCTGTGGGAAAGTTCTCCAGCACTGTGGTGATAATTCCAGGATAGAAATATCACCCCCAGAGAGAAAGGGAGGTTTGGAATAAAGTTCATTGCAAGTAATTTTACCTTTGGGTGTTATTCTGTGTACCTGTGCCAAGGGGCCAGGAGTGTGCCAGCAGGGAATGGCAAAGATGGGATTTTTCACAGGCACCCATTCCAGTTATGTCCACGCTCCTGGGAACTGCCTGTCCCACGAGGATCAGTCCCAAGCTGTGCTGCCATGACTTCCCACAGGGTTTAGGAATTACAGCCAGGAAATTTTTGAATTTCTGCCTCCCCAGGAGCTCAGATGATGTGCTGGCTGTATCTGTCCGGGCTGGTGTTTGCTGTGCTCATCCCAGCTGGATGGCAGGTGGCTCCCGAGGACTTGGAGGACCTGTCCAGGTATGGGGAATGACTGGGGCAGGCCTGTGGGAGCAGCTTGTCCCTTTCTGTAGGCTGCTGGGGGGGGGGTCCTTGGAGTTCTGATGCTCCGAACcaaccttcccagagagaggGTCCCTCAAGGGGCTGCCTTCTGAGGGGGTCTCGAGCAGACATCTGGCCTCAGCAAGCTGTGGCCTGTAGCCACAAGTGATCAGCTCTCAGTGAGATCagctcagtgatttcagctctgctTTCGAGGCCGACTCAGGGACAGAGTCAGAAGCATCGTATGGCGATTccacagagatatttttattatcCGTCAGCTCTGTGAAGGGGGCCAGGGATGACAGTTCTCTGGAGAACTGGGGGAAAAACTGGGGGTTTTATGGGAGAAAGCAAGCTTGGTACCAAGGGGGAAAGACCAATGGGTTACAAAGGGTTACCATGGGTACTAAGACATGGTGGCATCACTGAAGTTTTTGGGATAGTTCACCATGATAAGGGAAGATGTGTCAACCTAAGGAGCATCCTTCCAGGAGGGTTGAGATAAGCTAATCCCAGCCCATTGAAGGGATATCCCATTGAAGGGACATCcctccagggcagggctgttAGCAGAGCAGCACTTTGGCCTCCACACCTCTCCATTCCTGTTGCTGACCCAGCTCTCCCTATTCCAGTGCTCCTGTTTTATTCAAACTAACCCTcctggctccccacagcccaGGACATTCCTCTGTAGGGAATCCCGGGATTTCCTGGCTGGGTAAGAGCAGGGACAccagggccagccaggctggggctgagctccctCTGGGCTGGTGCTCCCATGGCACAAAGTCCTTTGGGAACCCTCTGTGgtaaatccccaaatccccctggaGATGAAGGAGTATGATCCAAACCTCAGAGCAGCCCCACGTTCCTGCTTTCATGTGGGAAGCAGGGACCAGGGTGGGGTTGGGATCCACCAAGAAGGACAGAGAGGAACGATTTGGGACAGGACACTGGATATATTGGATGCAAGGAAGGCCTAGGCCAGGCTTGGCAAATCTTTGGAAACTGAAACAAGAATTGTGTGTTTGATTTGTAGGAATCATACTAAATATTCCAGATTTATTCCTCTGCACTATTCCATCTTTTCTGGGGGATGctctgcacagggccagggcttggagggcacagctctgtcctgggcACCTCCTATGGGAGGACCCTGCTGGGGTGTTCATCAAGCCCCgttttcctcctttctcctcccacCCAGCAGATGGAAGTTGTTCAGATCCCAGAACTCCCAGAGCTTCCCGTCCCACATCAAGCGCCACTCAGAGGGGACCTTCACGAGTGACTTCACGCGGTACCTGGACAGGATGAAGGCCAAGGACTTTGTGCATTGGCTCATCAACACAAAGaggtgccaggagcagggagaggggcaggattTTTCTGGGAAACAACTGCTCAGTACCCCAATCCTGATCCTgatggagagctggagaggggcctGAAGCAGCACCAGGACACAAGGAACagcttcccagtgccagggggagatgggatattgggaaggaattcctccctgtgagggtggggaggccctggaatGGATTTGcaagagcagctgtgcctgctccatccgtggaagtgtccagggccaggttggagcaccctgggctagtggaaggtgtcctcCCATTGCAGTGGGTGGAACGAGATGAGCTTTGatgtccctcccaacccaaaccattccatgattccatgaaataTGTGGATCTGGTGCCAAGGCAGGATTGGACTCTCTGTTTCTGATGCCCAATGGCTCCTCTGGTCTCTTGTAATAAGGTCAGGAAAATGCAGGCATTTTGGGTGGGATTGGAACTCTGGGATGGGAAGGGGCTGTTTTATCCTCTCTGTCATTTGTCCTCACATTTTCCTCCTCATTCCAGCATTCCCTTGGCATTTCTGGGGTTTTGTCCTATTTCAGCCATTCCAAAGGGGCAACTCCTCTCTGAATGAGGGAGCCCTCACTGCCCTTTCTCAGCTCCTGATTTTAAGCAGGAGTTTCCATTCCCTGAAGCTCTTTGGCCTTTGTTTTTAAGGTACAATTAACAGGAAATTCAGGCAGCAGCTTTCCAACTGCATCCCCGCAGGAATGTTGGACCTCTCCATCACCAGACAGAACTGGGAGCTCCATGGGAAAGATTTGAAGGATTTATCCACCCCACTCAGCTCCTGGAGCAATCCCCTGCTCCACGGGAAGGACCCATCTCCCACACAACTCCTGGAGCCGTCCCCTGCTCCATGGGAAGGATTCACCCATcacacacagctcctggagccGTCCCCTGCTCCATGGGAAGGATTCACCCATcacacacagctcctggagccTTACCCTGCTCCATGGGAAGGATTCACCCATcacacacagctcctggagctgttcCCTGCTCCATGGGAAGGATTCACCCATcacacacagctcctggagctgtcccCTGCTCCATGGGAAGGATTCACCCATcacacacagctcctggagccTTACCCTGCTCCATGGGAAGGATTCACCCATcacacacagctcctggagccTTACCCTGCTCCATGGGAAGGATTCACCCATcacacacagctcctggagctgtcccCTGCTCCATGGGAAGGATTCACCCATcacacacagctcctggagctgtcccCTGCTCCATGGGAAGGATTCACCCATcacacacagctcctggagccGTCCCCTGCTCCATGGGAAGGATTCACCCATcacacacagctcctggagccGTCCCCTGCTCCATGGGAAGGATTCACCCATcacacacagctcctggagccGTCCCCTGCTCCATGGGAAGGATTCACCCATcccacacagctcctggagccGTCCCCTGCTCCATGGGAAGGATTCACCCATCCCACACAGCTCTTGAAGCCATCCCGAGCTCCCCAGGCACCTCCTCCTGAAATCTTCCCCCATGGAGCAGCCACCTCTCAGACCTGGCTTTCTCTGGCTTCCTTTTCCCTGCACTTTCCCCTAAATGCCAATAAAATCTTTGCTCGATCCTGCAGCTGGTTCCTGATGTCTCCAACTTTTCCAAGCATCCCACTGGGATCCTGCAGTCTCAGGGGATTTCAAGCCTCTAATCCCCTACTTGCTGCCTCATTTTTGCCCTCAATTCCTCAAGTTTTGGATAAAAGGGATAACCAGGATGTGCCCACCTGACCCCACAGACCAAGGCCAAAAGAAACTGGGGAGAAATTTAGGAAAAACCCTGCAGTAATTCCCTTTTTGGTGTTAAATTGTTCAAATTTAACCTGGATCCAAAGAACCTCTTTGGAGTTAATTTAGTTCTAATTAATTACAGGGCAAGTAAGCCCcagaaaggcagagagggaacAGCTCTGGATGGGGAATTTCACCTCTCCAGGGTATTCCTGGAGACCCAGCACAGTCAGGGCTGGTACAGGGGACATGTGACACAGCTACTCCcactgagaaattaatttaatttaataatataaaattaaaaaacaatatatttcttaaaatagaataattttaagataaaataattctgaaaaaataaaaatagaaaaagtagaaaatacttcaaaaattgaatagtttaaaaattaaataatttgaaaatataatgtaaaaatagaatatttttaaataaatagttttaaaaatcaaattacattaattttaaaataatataattctaaatataaaataaatttaaaataaaataattttttaaatttaaaaattttcccccccttggttttatttccagcCCAGAGTGTTCCCAAACTCCCTTgggataaaataaattatttcagcctCTCAGAAAGAGTAACAACTCCAGGATTTTCACAGAGAGCacaaaaacaacacagagaAAGTGTCAGCACCTCGTTTATTCCCTGTTTAATTTATTCCCTGTTTACAGCTTTTGtcatccccattcccatggatTTCCTTTTGGGAATTCCCTGGAAGGGCTTGGGGGGAAGTGGGAGGGGATTGACAACAGATTTCACTTTCTGGGTCATTCCAAATATATTTTGGGTTTGTTCCTAAAGCAGCTTCAGGTACCATTTGTGGAAGGTTTTTCCCTCCGTGTTGTATTCCCCTGcacaaggaaatattaaatCCTCCCaaa is from Cinclus cinclus chromosome 30, bCinCin1.1, whole genome shotgun sequence and encodes:
- the LOC134054823 gene encoding pro-glucagon-like; the encoded protein is MMCWLYLSGLVFAVLIPAGWQVAPEDLEDLSSRWKLFRSQNSQSFPSHIKRHSEGTFTSDFTRYLDRMKAKDFVHWLINTKRCQEQGEGQDFSGKQLLSTPILILMESWRGA